From the genome of Triticum aestivum cultivar Chinese Spring chromosome 1A, IWGSC CS RefSeq v2.1, whole genome shotgun sequence:
GTTAGCATTGGATTGATATTTTTGGGGTTGCTGGATGATGTGTTCATTGGGTCATTGCAATTGTCGTTTACCTAGTACCTCACTGCAACCATCACATTATTCTTCCTTGCAACTCTTTATCCCTGGAGTTGATCTATGAACATATTGTTGTTGTGGTTAAGCAAAACTGTATCTAGCAGTTTTGCATTTGTTTTTCAACTTGGCTGATCCCCTTTTCATTGCTTTGACATAACAGAAATACAAGAGCTAGCCAGTTCCAAGCGAGGTTCAGGAAGCAGGAAAGGGGAAAGAGCTGAGTTCAGCGCACCGCTGGGAAGCCTACTACATGTGCTAATCGAAACACATGCTATGGAGCGAAAACTTAAAGGCGACAAATGCTCCCGTTGGCCGGCACCACCCCTCGGGAGGCGGTAGACCCAGGCGGCGGGGAGGTGCGGCGGTGTTGGTGGTGGCTGGATCCGGACGGAATCGGTTGGATTcagtgcggcagcggcggcgacagGATTTGGCAGCGGGGGGCTGTGGTAAGGAGGCGGTTGGGCGGCGAGGGGTGGATTGGCGTTTTTGGGcagcaaccttccaatatatgcaTCCGGTTGTGCCCTGTTTTTGGGCTACCCAAAAACGTTTTTGATCATGTTGAAGTTTTTGGGCAGCTATTGGAGAGGTTTTTTGGCCTCCAAAAGCCGCAAAAGGCAGTGTTGCCCTATTGTTGGAGACGCTCTTATGAGCATGGTTACTATATCCAGTTTTGTATGGCATGCACAATTTTAGATTGTCAATTTGACTACCGAAACACGTCTTGCACGCCATTAAAAATATATCCTTAGACTCGCTGCCGAATGAAGCTTTAaagtattttgtttttgtttttataagATCATTGGACATGAAGGTAAATGTGTAGATCAGCATTGCATCGTATGCACTTTTTTTCCTACACAGAAAGGTACACTGAAACATTAGTTTTAAAAACGGTGATCCATGCAATGGTCTAGAGGGAGAAATTCATAGAGAAATGGAGTGTACACACACGACTTTCTCCTGcaaaaaagaaaggaagaaagtaAACATAAAACAGAAAAAACACACCGTTTtataaataaatccaaaaaatgacATAAAGCATAGGGGGAAACCTCATtgtacgcccccccccccccctaataaACGCGTACACACGGTCCCCCTTCCCCCGTTACTTATTCACCAATGACACATCCATCTATTTCCCTTTTAGCCCATGCTTTAAATGCCGCAAGCAAACCCACCCTCGTCCTCGTCGTATCTCAGATCTCGTCCTCACCACATCAGATCGTACCCCTCTCACTGCCGCCGCAGCCAGATCTAGAGCGGCTGCAAAAGCGGCGATCGTGGGTGCGACATCCCCCCTGACCATGGTGAACCCGGCGGAGCCGTCGCCTGCGGCTTTCCCATCAGATCTCACCAAGGAAGGTGGCGCTAGGGAGGCGGGTGGCGGGGCCGTGGAGGTAGATCCAACGCCGTCCAGCGCCCATCGAGGGAGGCTGATGTTGCTGCCATCAATGCTCAAGCCCTGGGGGAGCCAACGACGGCTGCGGTGCGTTCCCGTCAACCGCCATGGCGAAACCATCGCCCCGGACACGGGATCCTCCTCGAATCAGCAATATGAGGTCAGCGAGAGGCTACAGCTTGACCTTGGCAAGGTGGCAAAGGCATCGGGCACCGGCAACCCCGTAGTCAACAAGTACCCTGAGGTCACCGAGGCGGTTTCTCCACAACCGTTGAAGGCACGCCCTGGCCGCCCGCGTCGCCTTGCTATGCCATCCCTCGTGGCCACGATCGCCGCGAGTGCGCCGCCACAGGCGTTCGAGCGCAAGCGGCGGTCGATCCGCGCGGATGCGCTCAAGAGGCCACGATTCTCTGTATCACTCTCCGCGGAGGAGATTGAGGAAGACATCTACGGCCTCACCGGTGCACTCCCGCGTAGCCGCCCTCGCGGTCGGCCCCGCAAAGTGCAAAAGCAGATCGACGTGAGTTCCCGTgcctcctctgctccctcccccGACCCCCTTACATTCCAGCCCCTGCCGCTCCTCCCTAGGTACCCGTTTTTAATTCCATAAACGCTCCTGTCCCCAGCTGCTATTTCCCGGCGCGCGGTTATCGCAGATCAACATGGAGTCCTACCTGGTGCCGGACAATCGCTGACCCTGTAAACTCAACAAACGCCTCCACCCAACAGTAAGCAAGCAAAGTGAATTCGCAGATCACAATTCACATTCAATTCGGTGCTACCATTGTTAGCTACATAATCCATCGACTGATTGTTCAGATAGAGTCAGAGTTGGTATGTATGGATCCCACCAGGAAACTAGTTGTAAGCATCAAGTGATGACCTGTTAGTGATTTTTAATTTTGAGTTGTACTCAGTGATAGTCATTTCCGTAATAGCACTATTGGTGGTTCGTTACTTTGGTATCATCAGCAACTGAAAGGACGTAATGTGGTGTACTAGTATTTCACTGTCCTCGATGCTCCAGTTAGTATGTTCGTTGATGTCTATCCCCTATTGCAATCTTAATGCTAGTATTCATCCTATTGCAATCTCAGTGCTAGTACCAGCTTCAGTGCAGTTTCTTGCTATTCTTTCTCTAGAAGACGCGACGAGTGCCCAGTACTACTTGGCCGCGTTATAGCTGGTTGGTGCGTGGGCCCGGGATCAAAAGGTTTCAAAAACACTGGCACCGCGTGGCCTTGGCTGTGGGTGTTGCGTAATTTATCATATGTTTCCTGATTTCTCGTGGGATTGGCGTGCCAGGGAGACCCGAGTGAGATAGTTGAATGACATATATATATTTGAACCCTAGGTGGTCCCTATCGTCGTCTTGGAGCGTCCCAGGGTTTGGTGACGCTACACTGTTTTCTGGGTGTGAGTGGGGTTGGTGGATGAGCACCGGCGTTTAATCTCTTGCTGGCAGTAGCCAGGAAAAGGTTACTGCTGAGCCGCTTATTTGTTAGCATATATTAAACGAATTTGGTTCGTATCAATGGAAAAAAATAAACACCATAGTGTGAAATAGATGGTTTGATTAATTCCTTAGTCCATCAATGATCTTGGCCCTTTGCTCTCCTAGCCATCCGATTTTGCAATGGATTGCCAAGATTGATAGATTATACCGATAACCCTAACAGCTCATCTACCTTAGTTATGGGACGCGACATTGACATGCGTGCATATGTAGCTGACACAAACTTAAGCTACTCTTTATATTTTTTGAGGGTTATTTATGTGATTCTAATTCATATGGTTTCCTTTCCTATGAATGCCATTTGGATCAAAGGAATGGTGCCACCAAAATTCGTTGGATTAGCCTTCTACTCCAttcgtccgaaaaagcttgtccctcaaattgatgtatctagcactaagcTTGTCccagcttgtccctcaaatggatgtatctagcactaacttagtgtggtgctagatacatctatttgagggacaaactttttcAAACGGAGGAAGTATATCTTAATTCCATGTGAATTTGAATATTTGCTCCAATCTATTTTTAACCCTCATCAAGGCGGTTTTTTCTTTGTTCTACTCGAGCGACTGTTCCTAGTTACAGTTTCATGTCTTTTGTGACAATGCTATGTTTTGCACTTCCAATCCTATCAGATTCCTTTGTTATTCGTATTACTAATACCATTGATTCATCTCAAGTCATGTATTGCCTATTTGAAATGATGTATTTCATAACAAATTTCCATGCAACTCGACCCGAAAGATTCATGGCACATCTCCAACCCAAAATAGGGGGCATAAATTTCAAACGATTTACCTAATGCTCGCAAATGAATCAAACTTCTAATCTTGTCCCTCGAAATCATGGTAGAGAGTAAATTATAGACAATCTATGGGAGGAGGCGATTAATGATCTAGCCATTACATCCGATGTCTTCTCTCTCCTCAGATCTCGCAGTGTTCCCTCTCTCAGCCATCAATAGCCTGCTTTTCCTCAAATTTGGCGAGATTTCACGGCCTCAAATAAGACCTCGCGGGGGCATCTCAGTCCAAAATTGGTGTTTCTGCTGCCCACTATCTTCAGTAAAAAAATGTGCCAACTATTCTGGGGTGGTGGGAGTATAAGTTGCTGATGTGATCCCCTGCTCATTGGGAGATGAAATCTAAGGCATGTTCAGACAACCCAAACTTGTGCAAGACTCCACCATATGATGGTGCGCTACACCTTGGGTGGCCCGTCAGATGGCAAGCTGGACCGAGCATGGCTTTAGGTCGGTAGGATTCTTGTAACCCTAGGCCTCACCCCCCTTTATAAGGTGAGGACAGTGGATAGGTCAAGGAATCAACTTCATAGTCATTGTCTTGGTAGATACTACCTTCATCTGGGTTTATTAGCCCCCTTATATTTTGGATCCAACTTTAACTTTCTATTTGACTAAAAATACAAAGCATATTTTATAAAAAGTATATTGTTAGATTTGTATTTGGAAGAGATTTTTCATGGTATATTTTGTGTGGCATATAAGTTAAATTTTATTAGTTAAAattcatggtcaaactttgacccaaaataaaagggagcctaataaacccggacataGAGAGTACGATGGTTTGCTTGACTGCGCCAATCCATGAGAGGTGGATGAAGGTGAGTTTGACTACATGGGGCGCAAAAGAACTCTCTCCAAGGAAATTGGCAAAATAGTTGCGACGGGTTTGACAAAGGAGGAGCAGACGACATAACCTTGTGCATTTTTGAAGTAGGAGAGAAAAGAAGAGAAATGTCATTTTCCTAATATTCGATGAAATGTTGAATGTCATTTTACTAATGGTCGAATGAGAATGAATGTGAAAATAGGCATTTCTAGTGGTTTTGTCCCGCTTGCAAAAATAACCTTAATACTGCCTATCCTACGTCTATAAACATTTTCTTCCAGGAACCAATGCAAGAGTTGCACCTCTGAGCACATTGAACTCACGCAATGTCAACCCCTCCAGATTTCAG
Proteins encoded in this window:
- the LOC123084891 gene encoding uncharacterized protein, coding for MVNPAEPSPAAFPSDLTKEGGAREAGGGAVEVDPTPSSAHRGRLMLLPSMLKPWGSQRRLRCVPVNRHGETIAPDTGSSSNQQYEVSERLQLDLGKVAKASGTGNPVVNKYPEVTEAVSPQPLKARPGRPRRLAMPSLVATIAASAPPQAFERKRRSIRADALKRPRFSVSLSAEEIEEDIYGLTGALPRSRPRGRPRKVQKQIDLLFPGARLSQINMESYLVPDNR